A stretch of the Melitaea cinxia chromosome 14, ilMelCinx1.1, whole genome shotgun sequence genome encodes the following:
- the LOC123659652 gene encoding DNA-directed RNA polymerase III subunit RPC7-like, translating to MAGRGRGRGNGKSLTHEQLQALGITRTDNTAAPQNLAPPPLFPKLEVKPLPLQCDAATDYMVIVRDQFLEYLHESPAYVKPKTRTDGIERYSDKYKLLALDAKKEGVLNCVWPNLPPELRPHGRRTKSANLKRKLYDPKEIAKRLQKLEKKEANGDTTEYMETNENEDEAEKGDGDNEELSDEQEQEEEIDDGTDYANNYFDNGEDDDDDDDNADDGPVY from the coding sequence ATGGCTGGAAGAGGTAGAGGCAGAGGTAATGGAAAGTCTTTAACACATGAACAACTACAAGCTCTCGGTATTACTCGCACTGATAACACAGCCGCCCCACAGAACTTGGCCCCGCCGCCTTTATTTCCTAAATTAGAAGTGAAACCCCTTCCCTTACAATGTGACGCGGCGACAGATTACATGGTTATTGTAAGGGATCAATTTCTAGAATACTTACACGAGTCCCCTGCATATGTGAAACCGAAAACACGCACTGATGGTATAGAACGATATTCCGACAAGTACAAGTTACTCGCTTTAGACGCGAAAAAAGAAGGCGTTTTAAATTGTGTTTGGCCTAACCTACCTCCCGAATTGAGACCGCATGGACGACGGACTAAATCAGCTAATCTCAAGCGAAAATTGTATGATCCAAAAGAAATAGCTAAGAGATTACAAAAATTGGAGAAAAAAGAAGCTAATGGAGATACAACTGAGTATATGGAAACAAATGAAAATGAGGATGAGGCAGAGAAAGGAGATGGTGATAATGAAGAACTGTCAGATGAGCAGGAGCAAGAGGAAGAAATTGATGATGGCACCGACTACGCCAACAACTACTTTGATAAtggtgaagatgatgatgatgatgatgataacgcTGATGATGGGCCAGTgtactaa
- the LOC123659646 gene encoding coiled-coil domain-containing protein 93, which yields MSTKQKNIFTRSKPLLNIYSGLDQEGKEVEVREDAEQLVKWHEISDALVAAGYYRAQLQGLSAFDKIVGGLTWCIELCDIDMDISLLFEENLTIGKKIALTEKIVKVLPSMKCPYIIEPHQIQGLDFINIYPLVQWLIKYSSEFREAKEDELRKFAVLQYEKDHIFEADRAYFLQNEKLLRNLLAVQNLYKPCRVRKRKGALPADEMEQVNSVLSEYDQRMLMHVSNNQDEAKQDEGLDFLYDYEKSLADPSEITTEMERYINDKEYSEDTANTKVHYVVLHSELTGDVPKELEAREKAKYSEDIEKLTKAIDTMEKEFEVVRKDHEKRMEEAKAKYSDVLNKLKKLTKNLMKTDDYSDKSLKEFYKSLKDLAKERNELMTLIQYREKEHKKLEETLREAKEPTKEIEERPLSPAELKEFQERERKLKDFISSVRVELGHLNRQVLRYTVAIDEVPGAAELLQYEKRFVELYNQVASKHKETKQYYIFYNTLYEVKLYTSKELNLLNSVLDNYDEVMSSARKREEFMTQFESIVEWVNQTVKKVERKFNSEKEQKAALHAEYSRLIEVQRQYAMALKKLAAERHKFERNDH from the exons atgtctacaaaacagaaaaatatatttactcgaAGTAAACCGTTATTGAACATTTATAGTGGCTTAGATCAAGAAGGCAAAGag GTAGAAGTACGTGAAGATGCTGAGCAACTTGTGAAATGGCACGAAATATCAGATGCTCTCGTTGCTGCGGGATATTACAGAGCACAACTCCAAGGATTATCAGCATTTGATAAAATTGTGGGAGGATTAACTTGGTGCATTGAACTGTGTGACATTGATATGGATATCAGTTTGTTATTTGAAGAGAATCTCACTATAGGCAAGAAAAT agctttaacagaaaaaattgtaaaggtACTGCCAAGTATGAAGTGCCCTTATATAATTGAGCCTCATCAAATACAAGGTCtagactttataaatatttatccatTAGTACAGTGGTTGATTAAATACTCAAGTGAATTTAGAGAAGCCAAAGAGGATGAACTGCGAAAATTTGCAGTCTTGCAATATGAAAAAGATCATATTTTTGAAGCGGATCGTGCTTACTTCCTTCAAAATGAAAAGTTGTTAAGAAACCTTCTTGCTGTGCAG aaTCTTTACAAGCCATGTAGAGTAAGAAAGAGGAAAGGAGCTCTACCTGCTGATGAAATGGAACAAGTAAATTCTGTCCTATCTGAGTATGACCAGCGTATGTTGATGCATGTGTCTAACAATCAAGATGAAGCAAAACAAGATGAGGGACTTGATTTCCTG TATGATTATGAGAAATCTCTCGCTGATCCTTCGGAAATCACTACAGAA ATGGAAagatatataaatgataaagaatATAGTGAGGACACCGCAAATACTAAAGTTCATTATGTCGTATTGCATTCAGAGCTTACCGGCGATGTGCCTAAAGAATTGGAAGCTAGGGAAAAAGCTAAGTACTCTGAAGATATAGAAAAATTGACTAAAGCCATAGATACAATGGAAAAAGAGTTTGAGGTTGTAAGAAAAGACCATGAAAAAAGAATGGAGGAAGCAAAAGCTAAATACTCTGATGTATTAAACAAATTGAAGAAATTAACTaaaaacttaatgaaaacagACGACTATAG tgaCAAAAGTTTGAAAGAATTCTATAAATCCCTAAAGGATCTTGCAAAGGAAAGAAATGAGTTGATGACATTAATTCAATACAGGGAAAAGGAACATAAAAAGCTCGAAGAGACGCTAAG AGAAGCCAAAGAACCAACTAAAGAAATTGAAGAAAGACCTCTTTCACCAGCGGAATTAAAAGAGTTTCAAGAGCGGGAAAGGAAACTAAAAGACTTTATAAGCAGCGTGCGAGTAGAACTAGGTCACTTGAATAGACAAGTTCTGAGGTACACCGTGGCTATAGACGAAGTGCCCGGCGCCGCTGAACTGCTGCAATATGAGAAGAGATTCGTTGAACTGTACAATcaag ttGCGTCAAAACACAAAGAAACCAAAcagtattacatattttataatacattatatgAAGTTAAACTTTATACATCGAAagaattaaatttacttaattctgTTCTAGATAATTATGACGA AGTCATGTCATCTGCGAGAAAACGAGAAGAATTCATGACGCAATTCGAGTCTATTGTTGAATGGGTGAATCAAACTGTTAAGAAAGTGGAACGGAAATTTAATTCTGAGAAGGAACAAAAGGCGGCGCTTCATGCGGAATATTCTAGGTTAATCGAAGTACAGAGGCAGTATGCGATGGCTTTGAAGAAATTAGCTGCAGAGCGACATAAATTCGAGAGAAACGATCACTGA
- the LOC123659653 gene encoding uncharacterized protein LOC123659653, whose protein sequence is MPYIMVMGSLSAPHLSKDEGATVYGLKSEERSTLVREMNSSFGMVVATSSDQERTVRVTQKGLTLMLVNRIHGLLGYDVVSHAMAMTNANRELVSFTMYKKSSANSHGQSHGQTHSQSHGQTHSHGHTSSHKSHTHSSVVTL, encoded by the exons atGCCGTATATTATGGTGATGGGAAGCCTTAGCGCGCCGCATTTATCTAAGGACGAAGGTGCAACTGTTTACGGGCTGAAAAGTGAAGAAAGATCTACGCTTGTGAGG GAAATGAATTCATCTTTTGGTATGGTAGTTGCAACGTCATCGGACCAAGAACGGACTGTTCGTGTGACACAGAAGGGTCTAACACTGATGCTCGTCAACAGGATCCACGGTTTACTGGGCTACGACGTAGTATCGCACGCCATGGCTATGACCAACGCGAACCGGGAACTGGTCTCATTCACCATGTACAAGAAGTCAAGTGCAAATTCTCACGGTCAGTCACACGGTCAGACGCACAGTCAGTCACACGGTCAGACGCACAGTCACGGTCATACCAGCTCTCATAAAAGTCATACACACAGCAGCGTGGTTACGCTTTGA